One window from the genome of Nicotiana sylvestris chromosome 9, ASM39365v2, whole genome shotgun sequence encodes:
- the LOC104227778 gene encoding pectin acetylesterase 7-like, with product MMMAKTFQFVCVLICFLAIIINIEACVKENATSYIDQGYYVEKTVVHNAVSKGAVCLDGSPPAYHFEPGFGDGVGKWLVHLSGGAWCTTVEECLNRSKSDFGSSNYMKPWWFQGIYSKTQSVNPDFYNWNKVFVRYCDGGAFTGNAEYVDPATNLHFRGARIFKAVMEDVLAKGLKNAQSALLIGSSAAGYPAMLYCDRFRKLLPNTPRVKCMVDAGYFIHVKDPHQARNFTEMYKAIVNLHGSAKTLPKSCTKKMKPEMCFFPENMQHKIKTPLYIAMSAFDKFQINTTIYDGINICIEGGNCTATENKLFREFRLEFLNALPKANNPKLRGAFIDARNHHTQVQGWWSPKNVTTVKNLNLMKAFADWYYDRNYTYVIDERDLPISAMNDIKPCDT from the exons ATGATGATGGCCAAAACATTTCAATTTGTCTGTGTACTTATTTGTTTTTTGGCCATTATTATCAACATTGAGGCTTGTGTAAAAGAAAATGCAACATCATACATAGATCAGGGATATTATGTCGAAAAAACAGTCGTTCACAATGCTGTATCGAAAGGAGCAG TGTGCTTGGACGGATCACCTCCAGCATACCATTTTGAACCAGGATTTGGAGATGGAGTGGGAAAATGGCTTGTTCATCTTTCG GGAGGAGCATGGTGCACAACCGTCGAAGAGTGTCTAAATCGTTCCAAATCTGATTTTGGTTCCTCAAACTATATGAAACCATGGTGGTTTCAAGGAATTTACAGCAAGACTCAGAGTGTAAATCCAG ATTTCTACAATTGGAACAAAGTATTTGTTAGATACTGTGATGGTGGAGCGTTCACAGGAAATGCTGAATACGTTGATCCT GCTACCAATCTTCACTTTAGGGGCGCAAGGATTTTTAAAGCAGTAATGGAGGATGTTCTAGCAAAAGGATTGAAGAACGCGCAGAGC GCACTTCTTATCGGAAGTTCTGCCGCAGGATACCCAGCAATGCTATACTGTGATCGCTTCCGTAAATTGTTGCCAAATACTCCTAGAGTGAAATGCATGGTTGATGCTGGTTATTTTATTCATGT GAAGGATCCACACCAAGCAAGAAATTTCACGGAAATGTATAAAGCAATTGTTAATTTACAT GGATCTGCCAAAACGTTACCAAAATCATGCACAAAAAAGATGAAACCAGAAATG TGCTTCTTCCCGGAGAACATGCAACACAAAATCAAGACACCACTTTATATTGCAATGTCGGCATTTGATAAATTCCAG ATAAACACTACTATATACGATGGGATAAATATATGCATTGAAGGCGGAAATTGCACTGCAACTGAGAACAAACTCTTCAGAG AGTTTAGGTTGGAATTCTTAAATGCTTTGCCCAAAGCAAATAATCCTAAATTAAGAGGAGCTTTCATTGACGCACGCAATCATCATACCCAAGTCCAAGGATGGTGGTCTCCTAAAAATGTCACCACCGTCAAAAATTTG AATCTAATGAAGGCATTTGCTGATTGGTACTATGATCGGAACTACACCTATGTGATAGATGAGCGTGACTTGCCAATTTCTGCTATGAATGATATTAAACCTTGCGATACCTAG